A window of Citrus sinensis cultivar Valencia sweet orange chromosome 7, DVS_A1.0, whole genome shotgun sequence contains these coding sequences:
- the LOC127898871 gene encoding uncharacterized protein LOC127898871, with product MPPRKARDAHTATYNQEDVSKDEALASMTARIDMLAAQMARMAELLDERHRTPECEDKSSGNFANPFSGRRPRTESTDDRRWESGLRIDIPEFQGSGRPEELLDWINAIEEVFKYKEVPKNKIASLAATQFRGRAAAWWQQTKLTRIRQGKKKIDSWEKFKKHLRGAFLPYNYAKLLYQQLQNLRQGNRSVDDYTTEFHWLVARNDLTETEEQQVSRYIGGLRSQFQDQLNLLDPYSVSEAHQQALQLEKQFSRRTNDSSFRGARSVVRDNSNPTSQFRTFTPPNPPNKTSKPGEIGQSSKTQSSGSGLRCFNCGENGHRMTECKKEGKYGKGLFVGTEESEDYQEEETEEFAVEQTFDSSGSAQSVEEHGDSGPMLIVNRAFFTPKGQDNDKWLRQNIFQTTCTIGGKVCRMVIDSGSCENVISEEAITKLNLKTEPHQTPYKLTWLKKGNQMTVSKRCLVSLSIGSIYKDKIWCDVVAMDACHLLLGRPWQYDRNVVHDGKRNTYSFMFNNTKIVLLPNKEFTLQQDSGNYLLGKKQFIDVVAETKRVYILLGKESNGDLKIPEAVTHILAEFQDLFPNELPQGLPPLRDIQHQIDLVPGSTLPNRPHYRMSPTEHEELRRQVEELLEKGFIRESLSPCAVPALLTPKKDGSWRMCVDSRAINKITVRYHFPIPRLDDLLDQLSGATIFTKLDLKSGYHQIRRQPGDQWKIAFKIREGLYEWLVMSFGLSNAPSTFMQVMNQVLRPFIGKFVVVYFDDILIYSTSHELHLQHLREVLLALRATSLYTAVNKCIFLTEKVLFLGYVVLKDGISVDQSKVDAIRDWPQPTTLFATRSFHGLASFYRRFIPHFSTIMAPITDCMKGGQFSWTEAATKAFKIIKEKLITAPVLALPDFSLTFEVHCDASKVGIGAVLSQQGKTIAYFSEKLNGAKAHYSTYDVEFYAVVQALKHWRHYLIHKDFVLYTNHAALKYLNSQDKLSHRHATWTTFLQQFTFVVKHTSGESNRVADALS from the coding sequence atgccTCCAAGAAAAGCTCGTGATGCTCATACTGCAACTTACAATCAAGAAGACGTTTCTAAAGATGAAGCCCTGGCTAGTATGACAGCCAGAATTGATATGTTAGCTGCACAAATGGCACGAATGGCAGAGTTACTTGACGAACGCCATCGTACTCCAGAATGTGAAGACAAATCAAGTGGAAACTTTGCTAACCCATTCTCTGGGCGTCGACCTAGAACTGAGTCTACTGATGACAGAAGATGGGAATCTGGGTTGAGAATTGACATTCCCGAATTTCAAGGAAGTGGTCGACCTGAAGAATTATTAGATTGGATTAACGCCATTGAGGaagttttcaaatataaagaagttcctaaaaataaaatagcttCGCTTGCTGCAACTCAATTTCGTGGAAGAGCAGCAGCTTGGTGGCAACAAACTAAGCTCACAAGGATTAGGCAAggcaaaaagaagattgattcTTGGGAAAAGTTCAAGAAGCACTTGCGTGGAGCATTCTTGCCTTATAATTACGCCAAACTGTTATACCAACAGCTACAGAATTTAAGGCAAGGTAATCGATCAGTGGATGATTACACTACAGAATTCCATTGGTTGGTGGCACGCAATGACTTAACAGAGACAGAAGAACAACAGGTTTCCCGCTACATTGGAGGCCTACGATCTCAATTTCaagaccaattaaatttacttgacCCATACTCTGTTTCAGAGGCACACCAACAAGCCTTACAGTTGGAGAAGCAATTTAGTCGACGTACTAATGACTCAAGCTTTCGGGGTGCTCGAAGTGTTGTTCGTGATAATTCAAACCCGACTTCCCAATTTCGTACTTTCACTCCTCCAAATCCTccaaataaaactagtaaGCCTGGTGAAATCGGTCAAAGCAGCAAAACCCAATCCTCGGGTTCAGGATTACGCTGTTTTAATTGCGGAGAAAATGGGCACCGAATGACAGAATGTAAAAAGGAAGGAAAATATGGTAAAGGCTTATTCGTAGGCACAGAGGAAAGCGAAGACTATCAGGAGGAAGAAACTGAAGAGTTTGCTGTAGAACAAACTTTTGATAGTAGTGGTAGCGCTCAATCtgttgaagaacatggtgaTAGTGGACCAATGTTGATTGTGAACCGTGCATTCTTCACTCCTAAAGGTCAAGACAACGACAAGTGGCTACGACAAAATATCTTTCAGACTACTTGCACAATTGGGGGTAAAGTATGTCGTATGGTCATAGACTCCGGCAGTTGCGAGAATGTCATTTCAGAAGAAGCCATAACAAAGCTAAATTTAAAGACAGAAcctcatcaaactccataCAAGCTCACATGGCTGAAGAAGGGAAATCAAATGACAGTATCGAAACGTTGCTTAGTTTCCTTATCCATTggttcaatttataaagacaaaatttgGTGTGATGTTGTGGCTATGGATGCTTGTCATCTATTACTGGGTagaccttggcaatatgaTCGAAACGTAGTGCATGATGGGAAGAGAAACACCTACAGCTTTATGTTTAACAACACCAAGATCGTTCTCCTACCTAACAAGGAGTTTACTCTCCAGCAAGACTCGGGTAATTATTTGTTAGGCAAGAAGCAATTTATAGATGTTGTAGCAGAGACAAAGAGAGTCTACATTTTATTGGGAAAAGAGAGTAATGGTGATTTGAAGATTCCTGAAGCTGTGACACATATTCTGGCGGAATTTCAAGATTTGTTCCCCAATGAGCTACCACAGGGTTTACCACCTCTTCGGGATATACAACACCAAATTGATTTGGTACCAGGTTCTACATTGCCAAATCGACCTCATTATCGTATGAGTCCTACAGAACATGAAGAATTAAGGCGCCAAGTGGAAGAGTTACTAGAAAAGGGATTTATCCGTGAAAGTCTTAGTCCCTGTGCAGTCCCTGCTTTATTGACTCCAAAGAAAGATGGTTCTTGGAGGATGTGCGTGGACAGTCGagctatcaataaaattacagttcGATATCATTTTCCAATCCCTCGATTAGATGACTTGTTAGATCAACTCAGTGGAGCAACAATTTTTACCAAACTTGATTTGAAAAGTGGCTACCATCAAATTCGAAGACAGCCTGGAGATCAGTGGAAAATAGCTTTTAAAATTCGCGAAGGGTTATACGAGTGGTTGGTAATGTCGTTTGGCTTATCTAATGCTCCGAGTACTTTTATGCAAGTCATGAATCAAGTTCTTCGCCCTTTCATTGGAAAGTTTGTGGTTGTTTACTTCGATGATATACTTATATATAGCACCAGTCACGAGTTACATCTACAACATTTGAGAGAAGTGCTTTTAGCCTTAAGAGCAACAAGTTTATACACAGCAGTAAACAAGTGTATTTTCTTGACAgagaaagtattatttttgggatatGTGGTGTTAAAGGATGGTATATCTGTTGACCAATCAAAAGTGGATGCTATTCGAGATTGGCCTCAACCAACTACTTTATTCGCCACCAGAAGTTTCCATGGATTGGCCTCTTTTTACAGGCGATTCATTCCTCATTTCAGTACTATTATGGCACCAATCACGGATTGTATGAAAGGAGGACAATTCTCTTGGACAGAGGCAGCTACTAAGGCATTCAAGATTATCAAAGAAAAGTTGATTACTGCCCCAGTACTTGCTCTACCAGATTTTTCGCTCACTTTTGAGGTACATTGTGATGCTTCTAAGGTTGGCATTGGAGCTGTTCTTAGCCAACAAGGTAAGACTATAGCTTATTTCAGTGAGAAGTTGAATGGAGCAAAGGCACACTACAGCACTTATGACGTGGAATTTTACGCAGTAGTTCAAGCGTTAAAACATTGGCGACATTATCTAATTCATAAagactttgttttatacaCTAACCATGCCGCATTAAAATACCTCAATAGTCAAGACAAACTCTCTCACAGACATGCCACGTGGACAACATTCCTTCAACAATTTACTTTTGTGGTGAAGCATACCTCTGGTGAATCCAACCGGGTAGCAGATGCACTTAGTTGA